CCCGCCTCCCTGCGCCGCTCCCTCCGCCCCCTCACGCCGCCCAGCGCGCTCCGCtccccctcacacacacacatacacacacactcacacacgCGGAGCCATGCCGAAGAGAAAGGTACGTGGAGCTGccgccccccacccccgccgTCCTCTCCCCCCTCACGGTGTCCTTTCCCCCCCTCACGGAGCCGCCTGTGGGAGGGGGGGCGGGACTACGCGTTCCCCCCCTCCCGCTTTCGGGGCGGTAACGGAGGAGCGAGGCCTCACCGGGGGTGGGGGCGGCGTGGGGCCCGTTACCGGCGAGGGCCGCGGGTGCGGGAGGGGCCGGCGGTCCCCGCCGGTCCGAACCGGTTGGTTTTGGCGGGAGGTCGGTGTGAGGgatggggggggaggggagcgCCGGTGTGGGGCGGTAAAGGGCGGGAAGCGGCGGCGGAGCTTTGCCGCCAAAACGGCGGGGGCGGGAGGGGGAGCCCGCCTTGAGGGGGCAGCGGCGCCCCCGCACGAACGCGCACACGGCCCGGGGAGGCGGCGGTGCGGGGTTGTGCCCCGGCatcccccgccccggccccgcggggagGGGCCGGTACCCGCCGGGAGTGGGATGGAGATGTTCCCCTTGAGATTTGGGGGTTAAAACAGCGGCTGGTGACGGGGAATGCTGTCCATCGTTTGTCCCTGCAACCTGTGTCCATGTCCCCAGGCTGAAGGAGAGACCAAGGGCGATAAGGCCAAAGTTAAGGATGAGGTAAGAAGTTCAGTGTTTTGAGAAAGTTGGATCATCAAGTGTTTCTGTTGGA
The sequence above is a segment of the Vidua chalybeata isolate OUT-0048 chromosome 25, bVidCha1 merged haplotype, whole genome shotgun sequence genome. Coding sequences within it:
- the LOC128799773 gene encoding uncharacterized protein LOC128799773 isoform X3 → MPGHNPAPPPPRAVCAFVRGRRCPLKAGSPSRPRRFGGKAPPPLPALYRPTPALPSPPIPHTDLPPKPTGSDRRGPPAPPAPAALAGNGPHAAPTPGACCWGQVTQEVGLLPREDIPHTWHSHSPCATNPAKDLHHHFTVPLTFHFSVQPHSEKHPKEQPPFPVQSHWIDALLKLWSLPG